A genome region from Syntrophaceae bacterium includes the following:
- a CDS encoding electron transfer flavoprotein subunit alpha/FixB family protein → MAKGVWIVAEVRDGAYRKVSFEIASAARKLADELGDEVCAVLCGSGIEGKAAELGKYGVDKVYVADNPALEPYTTDAHAAAVAKIVKEKDPAILLLAASVQGKDLSARLVGKLACGLATDCTALKIEGGKLVAVRPMYAGKCYGEVAFEAAPAMATLRPNVFPIVENAKAGAVEKFDPALDAGQLKTKVAEVAKDTSGKIELTEANIIVSGGRGMKGPENFPLLEELAKVLGAAVGASRAAVDAGWRPATDQVGQTGKTVSPNLYIACGISGAIQHLAGMSSSKYIVAINKDPEAPIFQRADYGIVDDLFKVVPEVTAAAKKLLA, encoded by the coding sequence ATGGCAAAAGGTGTATGGATCGTTGCGGAAGTCAGAGACGGGGCTTACCGGAAGGTGAGCTTCGAGATCGCCAGCGCGGCCCGCAAGCTGGCCGACGAGCTGGGTGACGAGGTCTGCGCCGTCCTGTGCGGCTCGGGCATCGAAGGCAAGGCCGCCGAGCTGGGCAAGTACGGCGTGGACAAGGTCTACGTGGCCGACAACCCCGCCCTGGAGCCCTACACGACGGACGCGCACGCGGCGGCTGTCGCGAAGATCGTCAAGGAGAAGGATCCCGCCATCCTGCTGCTGGCGGCATCTGTGCAGGGCAAGGACCTCTCGGCGAGGCTCGTGGGCAAGCTGGCCTGCGGGCTGGCCACGGACTGCACCGCCCTGAAGATCGAGGGCGGCAAGCTCGTCGCCGTGCGGCCCATGTACGCCGGCAAGTGCTACGGCGAGGTGGCCTTCGAGGCGGCGCCCGCCATGGCGACGCTGCGCCCCAACGTGTTCCCCATCGTGGAGAACGCCAAGGCCGGCGCCGTCGAGAAGTTCGACCCGGCCCTCGATGCGGGCCAGCTGAAGACCAAGGTGGCCGAGGTCGCCAAGGACACGAGCGGCAAGATCGAGCTCACCGAGGCCAACATCATCGTCTCCGGCGGCCGCGGCATGAAGGGCCCCGAGAACTTCCCCCTGCTCGAGGAGCTCGCGAAGGTCCTCGGCGCAGCCGTCGGCGCCTCGCGCGCGGCCGTGGACGCCGGCTGGCGGCCCGCCACGGACCAGGTCGGCCAGACGGGCAAGACCGTGTCGCCGAACCTCTACATCGCCTGCGGCATCTCCGGCGCCATTCAGCATCTCGCGGGCATGAGCTCGTCGAAGTACATCGTCGCCATCAACAAGGACCCCGAGGCCCCCATTTTCCAGCGGGCGGACTACGGGATCGTGGACGACCTCTTCAAGGTCGTCCCCGAGGTGACGGCGGCGGCGAAGAAGCTGCTTGCGTAA
- a CDS encoding 4Fe-4S dicluster domain-containing protein → MVFGPGNEGREVFWNTTNYQIPLDIFAIIALAIMGYGLYTRSNLWKAMGKAEVRDDNRGERIKNLFRNGILQLSVWRDFYPGLIHGLIFFAFFVLIWGAAIDATSFYTGIHLPGKGYLAFSFIMDLFGLFAIVGCILAIDRRYIKKPDRLGYKGKPDNRPEDAIVLLLILSIMVTGYIVEGIRIVATGNPDFEKWSFVGYTVGQFFVGINMETLKTSHKVMWWVHAFLAFGFIAYIPYSRLLHIVTSPANQFMASLKPVGQLEPIRDFENAESFGVGKLEEFTWKQIFDSDACTRCGRCQNGCPAYLTGKELSPKKLIQDIKEHWLERAPLYAAAAKAAKAAGPGAEPPAVPESEKSLINDAVGVNPVWDCTNCMHCMEHCPVMIEHVPKIIDMRRYKVLMEADFAPELQLTYRNMENNSNPWGIGAHMRGDWAKELGVKTMAENPEAEYLWYVGCAGSFDDRGKKISAAFAKILQAAGVSFAILGTEESCCGDSAMRGGNEYLYQALAQANIEVMNGYGVKKVITTCPHGYNVIKKDYPQLGGKYEVYHHTEIIADLIAKGKIKPTKAMEGLFTYHDSCFLGRYNNVYEQPRKILQAVPGLKLVEMEKHHDHGFCCGAGGGRMWMEEHHGERINNYRTDMALKVNATGVATACPFCNTMIMDGLKARNAEEKVVAKDIAEIVWEAMEAPKAEA, encoded by the coding sequence ATGGTATTTGGACCCGGCAACGAGGGGAGGGAGGTATTCTGGAATACCACGAACTACCAGATTCCCCTCGACATCTTCGCGATCATCGCCCTGGCCATCATGGGCTACGGGCTCTACACGCGCTCGAATCTCTGGAAGGCCATGGGGAAGGCCGAAGTCCGGGACGACAACCGGGGCGAGCGCATCAAGAACCTCTTCCGTAACGGCATCCTGCAGCTGTCCGTGTGGCGGGACTTCTACCCGGGACTGATCCACGGCCTCATCTTCTTCGCCTTCTTCGTCCTGATCTGGGGCGCCGCCATCGACGCCACCTCGTTCTACACGGGCATCCACCTGCCCGGCAAAGGGTACCTGGCCTTTTCCTTCATCATGGATCTTTTCGGCCTCTTTGCCATCGTGGGGTGCATCCTGGCGATCGACAGGCGCTACATCAAGAAGCCGGACCGCCTGGGCTACAAGGGCAAGCCGGACAACCGGCCCGAGGATGCCATCGTGCTGCTCCTCATCCTCTCCATCATGGTGACGGGCTACATCGTCGAGGGCATCCGCATCGTCGCGACGGGCAACCCCGACTTCGAGAAGTGGTCCTTCGTCGGCTACACGGTGGGCCAGTTCTTCGTCGGGATCAACATGGAGACCCTCAAGACCTCCCACAAGGTCATGTGGTGGGTGCACGCCTTCCTGGCCTTCGGCTTCATCGCCTACATCCCCTACTCGAGGCTGCTGCACATCGTGACCTCGCCGGCCAACCAGTTCATGGCTTCCCTGAAGCCCGTGGGCCAGCTCGAACCCATCCGCGACTTCGAGAACGCCGAGAGCTTCGGCGTGGGCAAGCTCGAGGAGTTCACGTGGAAGCAGATCTTCGACTCCGACGCATGCACGCGCTGCGGCCGCTGCCAGAACGGCTGCCCGGCCTACCTGACGGGCAAGGAGCTCTCGCCCAAGAAGCTCATCCAGGACATCAAGGAGCACTGGCTCGAGCGCGCCCCGCTCTACGCGGCCGCCGCGAAGGCCGCCAAGGCGGCGGGGCCCGGGGCGGAGCCCCCCGCGGTGCCCGAGAGCGAGAAGAGCCTCATCAACGACGCCGTGGGCGTCAACCCCGTCTGGGACTGCACGAACTGCATGCACTGCATGGAGCACTGCCCCGTGATGATCGAGCACGTGCCCAAGATCATCGACATGCGGCGCTACAAGGTCCTCATGGAGGCCGACTTCGCCCCCGAGCTCCAGCTGACCTACCGCAACATGGAGAACAACTCCAACCCCTGGGGCATCGGTGCCCACATGCGCGGCGACTGGGCGAAGGAGCTGGGGGTCAAGACGATGGCCGAGAACCCCGAGGCCGAGTACCTCTGGTACGTGGGCTGCGCCGGTTCCTTCGACGACCGGGGCAAGAAAATCTCCGCGGCCTTCGCGAAGATCCTCCAGGCCGCGGGCGTCAGCTTCGCCATCCTCGGCACCGAGGAGAGCTGCTGCGGCGACTCGGCCATGCGGGGCGGCAACGAGTACCTCTACCAGGCCCTCGCGCAGGCCAACATCGAGGTCATGAACGGCTACGGGGTCAAGAAGGTCATCACCACCTGCCCCCACGGCTACAACGTGATCAAGAAGGACTACCCTCAGCTGGGCGGCAAGTACGAGGTCTACCATCACACGGAGATCATCGCCGACCTCATCGCCAAGGGGAAGATCAAGCCCACGAAGGCCATGGAAGGGCTCTTCACCTACCACGACTCGTGCTTCCTGGGGCGCTACAACAACGTCTACGAGCAACCCCGGAAGATCCTCCAGGCCGTGCCCGGCCTCAAGCTCGTGGAGATGGAAAAGCACCACGACCACGGCTTCTGCTGCGGCGCGGGCGGCGGCCGGATGTGGATGGAGGAGCACCACGGCGAGCGGATCAACAACTACCGCACCGACATGGCCCTGAAAGTCAACGCCACGGGCGTCGCCACGGCGTGCCCCTTCTGCAACACGATGATCATGGACGGCCTCAAGGCCCGCAACGCCGAGGAGAAGGTCGTTGCGAAGGACATCGCCGAGATCGTGTGGGAAGCCATGGAGGCGCCGAAGGCGGAGGCCTGA